The following coding sequences are from one Dermacentor silvarum isolate Dsil-2018 chromosome 4, BIME_Dsil_1.4, whole genome shotgun sequence window:
- the LOC119448139 gene encoding elongation of very long chain fatty acids protein-like, with translation MALGLHPKVWLDKLHAISDPRTRDYPVVLNPFFVTLMLVAYLYFVKVAGPRWMKNREPFQITNIIRVYNVAMVLVNIVAIFVILIPTYLPGGTYSLVCQGLTGKSPEHHLKYYKYGWILVAWRYADLLDTVFFVLRKKFNQVTQLHVIHHTIVVINIWFYTRFAPEGQPALGLALNIFVHIIMYMYYFLASFGARMQKYLWWKKYLTTMQIVQFLIIIVHMSIPLFVECGFPRRVVHIANAQTFLILCLFINFYLRSYTRYSNKSTADSVSSASAITSGNTVSKGEKKE, from the coding sequence ATGGCTCTCGGCCTCCATCCCAAAGTGTGGCTAGACAAGCTCCACGCCATTTCGGATCCCAGGACCCGAGACTACCCAGTAGTCTTGAATCCATTCTTCGTCACCCTAATGCTCGTCGCCTACCTCTACTTTGTCAAGGTCGCCGGGCCGCGATGGATGAAGAACAGGGAACCCTTTCAAATCACAAACATCATTCGCGTCTACAACGTCGCCATGGTTCTCGTGAACATCGTGGCCATCTTCGTGATTCTCATTCCCACGTACCTGCCGGGAGGCACCTACAGCCTAGTGTGTCAGGGCCTGACCGGCAAATCGCCCGAGCACCACCTTAAGTACTATAAGTACGGCTGGATCCTGGTCGCGTGGCGATACGCGGATCTCTTGGACACCGTCTTCTTCGTTCTGCGCAAGAAGTTCAATCAGGTGACCCAACTCCACGTCATCCACCACACCATCGTGGTCATCAACATCTGGTTCTACACGCGCTTCGCACCCGAGGGCCAGCCGGCGCTCGGTCTAGCGCTAAACATTTTCGTGCACATCATCATGTACATGTATTACTTCCTCGCCAGCTTCGGCGCCCGCATGCAGAAGTACCTGTGGTGGAAGAAGTACCTTACAACGATGCAAATCGTGCAGTTCCTCATTATCATCGTGCACATGTCCATACCGCTCTTCGTCGAGTGCGGATTTCCAAGGCGCGTCGTGCACATAGCGAACGCCCAGACCTTCCTCATCCTCTGCTTGTTTATAAACTTTTACCTGCGGTCGTACACGCGCTACAGCAACAAATCAACAGCTGACTCGGTGTCCTCGGCCAGTGCTATCACCAGCGGTAACACAGTGAGTAAAGGAGAGAAAAAGGAATAG
- the LOC119448141 gene encoding elongation of very long chain fatty acids protein AAEL008004-like has product MTLSFGLTFLMQKLYSISDPRTRDMPVVLNPFFVFPMVAAYLYFVKVAGPRWMKNREPFRIINVIRVYNVIMVVVNCVSLVVLLIPTYLPGGTYSLWCQGIWGRSPDEHLDYYKYAWIFIAWRYADLLDTVFFVLRKKFNQVTHLHVIHHTIVVVNIWFYGRFAPAGQPALGIALNTFVHIVMYAYYFLASFGPRMQKYLWWKRYLTTLQIVQFIIIIAHMSVPLFVECGFPRQAVYIANTQTFLILCLFVNFYVRSYTHYNKSAAQGVKQVSEENGTASAEDAKRR; this is encoded by the coding sequence ATGACGCTGAGCTTCGGCCTGACTTTCTTAATGCAGAAACTGTATTCCATCTCGGACCCCAGAACCAGGGACATGCCTGTCGTACTCAACCCTTTCTTCGTTTTTCCCATGGTGGCAGCGTATCTATATTTCGTCAAGGTTGCCGGTCCACGGTGGATGAAGAATAGGGAGCCATTTCGCATCATCAACGTCATACGCGTTTACAACGTCATCATGGTAGTCGTGAACTGCGTGTCCCTCGTCGTGCTTCTCATCCCAACATATCTTCCAGGAGGAACGTACAGCCTATGGTGCCAAGGAATATGGGGACGCTCGCCCGACGAGCATCTCGATTACTACAAGTACGCCTGGATCTTTATCGCATGGCGCTACGCCGACCTCCTCGACACGGTGTTTTTTGTTCTGCGCAAGAAGTTCAACCAAGTGACTCACCTTCACGTCATCCACCACACCATCGTTGTGGTCAACATTTGGTTCTACGGCCGATTTGCGCCCGCAGGTCAGCCAGCGCTTGGCATAGCGCTCAATACTTTCGTGCATATAGTCATGTATGCGTACTACTTCCTCGCAAGCTTCGGTCCTCGAATGCAAAAATACCTGTGGTGGAAGAGGTACCTGACGACGCTTCAGATAGtccagttcatcatcatcattgcgcACATGTCCGTGCCTCTTTTCGTCGAGTGCGGATTTCCAAGACAGGCTGTGTACATCGCCAACACTCAGACATTCCTGATACTGTGCCTTTTCGTGAACTTCTACGTTCGATCGTACACGCATTACAATAAGTCGGCAGCTCAAGGTGTAAAGCAAGTTAGTGAGGAGAATGGAACAGCGTCGGCTGAGGACGCGAAGAGAAGGTGA